In Acinetobacter pittii, one genomic interval encodes:
- the hemJ gene encoding protoporphyrinogen oxidase HemJ has translation MDAPSDAFLWVKALHIIAVVCWFAALFYLPRLYVYHAMSEDAASHQRFEVMERKLYRGIMWPSMIATLITAHFLVDWGDATRHYHQATWFYLKVGLVALLVIYHLVCGYYRKKLIGNAHYKSHKFWRFFNEMPTLILFAVVILVVVKPQF, from the coding sequence ATGGATGCACCTTCTGATGCTTTTTTGTGGGTAAAAGCATTACATATTATTGCCGTGGTTTGTTGGTTCGCTGCTTTGTTCTACTTACCACGTCTATATGTTTATCATGCTATGAGTGAAGATGCTGCAAGTCATCAACGCTTTGAGGTAATGGAACGTAAGTTGTATCGCGGAATTATGTGGCCTTCGATGATTGCTACATTAATAACCGCGCATTTCCTAGTAGATTGGGGTGATGCAACTCGACATTATCATCAAGCCACATGGTTTTACCTCAAAGTTGGATTAGTGGCTTTATTAGTGATTTACCATTTGGTATGTGGCTATTATCGTAAAAAGCTCATCGGAAATGCTCACTATAAATCACATAAGTTCTGGCGATTCTTTAATGAAATGCCAACCTTAATTTTATTTGCTGTTGTGATTTTAGTTGTTGTAAAGCCTCAGTTTTAA
- the rpsG gene encoding 30S ribosomal protein S7: MPRRRVVAAREILPDPKFSSQTIAKFMNHVMQDGKKSIAESIVYGALERVQEKNKVDPVEFFETTLEKVRPMVEVKARRVGGATYQVPMEVRPSRRTALAMRWLVDAAAKRSEKTMALRLAGELLDAAEGKGAAIKKREDVHRMAEANKAFSHYRF, translated from the coding sequence ATGCCAAGACGTCGCGTAGTCGCTGCTCGTGAGATCCTTCCAGATCCAAAATTTAGCAGCCAAACAATCGCTAAATTCATGAACCACGTAATGCAAGATGGTAAAAAATCGATTGCAGAAAGTATCGTTTACGGTGCTTTAGAACGCGTTCAAGAAAAAAACAAAGTAGACCCAGTTGAATTTTTCGAGACTACTCTTGAAAAAGTTCGTCCTATGGTTGAAGTAAAAGCACGCCGTGTTGGTGGTGCTACTTATCAAGTACCTATGGAAGTACGCCCATCCCGTCGTACTGCCTTAGCTATGCGTTGGTTAGTAGATGCTGCTGCTAAGCGTTCTGAAAAAACGATGGCTTTACGTCTTGCTGGTGAGTTGCTTGATGCAGCTGAAGGTAAAGGTGCAGCAATCAAAAAACGTGAAGATGTGCACCGTATGGCTGAAGCTAACAAAGCCTTCTCTCACTACCGTTTCTAA
- the cntA gene encoding carnitine monooxygenase subunit alpha codes for MSAVEKLPEDFCANPDVAWTFPKVFYTSSQVFEHEKEAIFAKSWICVAHGSELAQPNDYITRKVIGENIVIIRGKDSVLRAFYNVCPHRGHELLSGSGKAKNVITCPYHAWTFKLDGSLALARNCDHVESFDKENSSMVPLKVEEYAGFVFINMDENATCVEDQLPEFAERLNQACSVIKDLKLAARFVTETPANWKVIVDNYLECYHCGPAHPGFADSVQVDKYWHTTHQNWTLQYGFARSSEKSFKLDPSVTDPEFHGFWTWPCTMFNVPPGSNFMTVIYEFPVDAETTLQHYDIYFTNEELTQDQKDLIEWYRNVFRPEDLNLVESVQRGLKSRGYRGQGRIMTDKQRSGISEHGIAYFQHLVAQHHK; via the coding sequence ATGAGTGCAGTTGAAAAATTACCTGAAGATTTTTGCGCAAACCCAGATGTTGCATGGACTTTCCCTAAAGTTTTCTATACTTCATCACAAGTTTTTGAGCATGAGAAAGAAGCAATCTTTGCTAAAAGCTGGATTTGTGTTGCACATGGCAGTGAATTGGCACAACCGAATGACTATATTACCCGTAAAGTAATTGGTGAAAATATTGTCATCATTCGTGGTAAAGATAGCGTTTTACGTGCGTTTTATAACGTGTGTCCGCATCGTGGTCACGAGCTTTTAAGTGGCAGTGGTAAAGCCAAAAATGTAATTACTTGCCCATACCATGCTTGGACTTTCAAGCTAGATGGTAGTTTAGCTTTGGCACGTAACTGTGACCATGTTGAATCTTTTGACAAAGAAAACTCAAGCATGGTGCCTTTAAAAGTTGAGGAATATGCCGGCTTTGTTTTCATTAATATGGATGAAAATGCGACTTGTGTAGAAGACCAACTTCCGGAATTTGCTGAGCGTTTAAATCAAGCATGTAGCGTAATTAAAGATTTGAAATTGGCAGCACGTTTTGTGACAGAAACGCCGGCAAACTGGAAAGTAATTGTTGATAACTATCTAGAGTGCTATCACTGTGGACCAGCGCATCCTGGCTTTGCTGACTCGGTACAAGTTGATAAATATTGGCACACAACACATCAAAACTGGACATTGCAATATGGCTTTGCTCGCTCATCTGAGAAGTCATTTAAGCTTGATCCATCGGTCACTGATCCTGAGTTTCATGGTTTCTGGACTTGGCCTTGCACAATGTTCAACGTACCACCGGGCAGCAACTTCATGACTGTGATCTATGAATTTCCAGTGGATGCAGAAACGACTTTGCAACATTACGATATTTACTTCACGAACGAAGAACTTACTCAAGATCAGAAAGATTTGATTGAGTGGTATCGCAATGTATTCCGCCCTGAAGATTTGAACTTGGTCGAAAGCGTACAACGTGGTTTGAAATCACGTGGTTATCGCGGTCAAGGCCGTATCATGACTGATAAACAACGCTCTGGAATTAGTGAACATGGTATTGCTTACTTCCAACATTTAGTAGCGCAGCATCATAAATAA
- a CDS encoding NAD-dependent succinate-semialdehyde dehydrogenase produces the protein MSSLQSTELFQQHAYINGQWLAAQSNATVPVTNPATGEEIGTIPNMGAAEATQAVEAAYTALQSWKALTAQNRADILLAWYKLVLDHTDELALIMTIEQGKPLAEAKGEVRYAASFIQWFAEEGKRIYGDVIPTVNNQQRFIISKEPVGVVAAITPWNFPIAMITRKAAPALAAGCTVVIKPANETPYCALAIAKLAEKAGIPAGVLNVVTGKSQEIGSVFTSHEKVKKLTFTGSTPVGRLLMQQCSSTIKKLALELGGNAPLIVFDDADLDKAVQGAIFAKFRNAGQTCVCANRIYVHDNIYQAFAEKFVQEVQKFKVGNGLEDGVQIGPLINEKAVLKAQQLIDDALSKGAKVACGGKQHALGQTFYEPSVLTNVDRTMEIVQEEIFGPVAPLIRFTDEADVVAQANDTIFGLAAYVYSENISRLWRVSEQLEYGMVGMNATAISNEVVPFGGVKQSGVGREGSKYGLEEFMTIKYMCLGL, from the coding sequence ATGTCGAGTTTACAAAGTACTGAATTATTTCAGCAACACGCCTATATTAACGGACAATGGCTAGCTGCACAGTCAAACGCAACGGTTCCAGTGACTAACCCAGCAACAGGCGAAGAAATTGGCACAATTCCAAATATGGGAGCGGCTGAGGCTACACAAGCGGTTGAGGCTGCTTATACTGCTTTACAAAGTTGGAAAGCTTTAACGGCTCAAAATCGTGCAGATATTTTATTGGCTTGGTACAAACTTGTTCTCGATCATACCGATGAACTTGCTTTAATCATGACCATTGAGCAAGGAAAACCTTTGGCAGAAGCGAAAGGTGAGGTGCGTTATGCAGCATCATTTATTCAATGGTTTGCCGAAGAAGGCAAACGTATTTATGGCGATGTGATTCCAACCGTCAATAATCAGCAGCGTTTTATTATTAGTAAAGAACCTGTGGGTGTTGTGGCTGCGATTACGCCGTGGAATTTCCCAATCGCCATGATTACCCGTAAAGCAGCTCCCGCTTTAGCAGCAGGATGTACGGTTGTCATTAAGCCAGCAAATGAAACGCCTTACTGCGCATTAGCGATTGCGAAACTTGCAGAAAAAGCAGGTATTCCGGCTGGTGTGCTTAATGTCGTGACCGGTAAATCTCAAGAAATTGGCTCTGTATTTACTTCACATGAAAAAGTGAAGAAGTTGACTTTCACTGGTTCAACGCCAGTGGGCCGCTTATTGATGCAGCAGTGTTCAAGCACCATTAAAAAATTGGCGCTTGAGTTAGGCGGTAATGCACCACTGATTGTGTTTGACGATGCCGATTTGGATAAAGCTGTACAAGGTGCGATTTTTGCCAAGTTCCGTAATGCGGGCCAGACCTGTGTTTGTGCTAATCGCATTTATGTCCACGATAATATTTATCAAGCTTTTGCCGAGAAGTTTGTACAAGAAGTACAAAAGTTTAAAGTCGGTAATGGACTTGAAGATGGCGTGCAAATTGGTCCGTTAATTAATGAAAAAGCAGTTTTGAAAGCACAACAGTTAATTGATGATGCGTTAAGTAAAGGCGCTAAGGTGGCTTGTGGTGGCAAACAGCATGCTTTAGGGCAAACCTTCTATGAACCATCAGTTTTAACTAACGTTGACCGTACGATGGAAATTGTCCAAGAAGAAATTTTTGGTCCAGTTGCACCACTCATTCGTTTTACAGATGAAGCAGATGTCGTTGCTCAAGCCAATGACACTATCTTTGGTTTGGCTGCTTATGTTTATAGCGAAAATATTTCACGTTTATGGCGAGTGTCAGAACAGCTTGAATATGGAATGGTCGGTATGAATGCCACAGCAATTTCAAATGAAGTTGTACCATTTGGCGGTGTGAAGCAATCAGGCGTTGGGCGTGAAGGCTCAAAGTATGGTCTTGAAGAGTTCATGACCATTAAATACATGTGTTTAGGGCTTTAA
- a CDS encoding alpha/beta hydrolase, with product MTTCEQTTYVLSEEMQSLVYWSSIYSPADADIDSIRAAYDAMCRHYTLPRDGKIEVEDRVVANAEHSVPVRIYSPKTKRPETGWPCVLYLHGGGWMVGGLDSHEFITSYLCQDLNAVVIGVDYRMAPEHRFPAAFEDCLAVYQWLKQHGSDWQIDSGNIVLAGDSAGGNLAAALAVHLQHSGLQARGLALVYPCLTTAFDTPAAQKHAHAPLLTTEDMHFYLKEYAPNSQDWQDLRLAPLLATDFSDMPASFVAVAEYDPLGDDGYFLTQKLEQAGIPNEFHLGKGLLHGSLRLMRDCPEVQQLYQNMLSAIRRMFGSTEKTSI from the coding sequence ATGACTACATGTGAACAGACCACGTATGTTTTAAGTGAAGAAATGCAAAGCCTAGTGTACTGGAGCAGCATTTATTCACCAGCAGATGCAGATATTGACTCAATTCGTGCAGCATATGACGCGATGTGCCGACACTACACTTTGCCTCGTGATGGCAAGATTGAAGTAGAAGACCGAGTTGTTGCAAATGCGGAGCATTCTGTACCTGTTCGTATCTATTCACCAAAAACTAAACGACCTGAAACTGGTTGGCCATGTGTGTTGTATTTGCATGGCGGTGGTTGGATGGTCGGTGGACTCGATTCACATGAGTTTATTACCAGTTATTTATGTCAGGACTTAAATGCAGTTGTCATTGGTGTGGATTACCGCATGGCACCAGAGCATCGTTTTCCAGCAGCTTTTGAAGATTGTTTAGCAGTCTATCAATGGCTTAAACAACATGGTTCTGACTGGCAGATTGATAGCGGGAATATCGTTCTAGCAGGCGATAGTGCAGGCGGTAACTTAGCAGCAGCCCTTGCAGTGCATCTACAGCATAGTGGTTTGCAAGCTCGAGGTCTGGCTTTGGTTTATCCGTGTTTAACTACAGCATTTGATACACCAGCCGCACAAAAGCATGCCCATGCGCCGTTATTAACAACCGAAGATATGCATTTTTATTTAAAGGAATATGCACCTAACTCACAAGATTGGCAGGATTTACGTCTAGCGCCTTTATTGGCAACGGATTTTTCAGATATGCCTGCCAGTTTTGTAGCCGTTGCAGAATACGACCCTTTAGGTGATGACGGTTATTTCCTTACCCAAAAATTGGAACAAGCAGGTATCCCTAACGAGTTCCATTTAGGTAAAGGTTTATTACATGGCAGTTTACGTCTCATGCGTGATTGCCCTGAAGTTCAACAGTTATATCAAAACATGCTGAGTGCGATACGCCGCATGTTTGGCAGTACCGAAAAGACATCAATTTAA
- a CDS encoding NAD+ synthase has product MKSFKVALAQFSPHIGNIDSNTQKMIEQVNQAKKQDADLIIFPELSVIGYPAEDLLLRPNLNKRMQKAFAQLAEVKDIVMVFGFVNQTEDGQRYNSAAVMKDGQVLGVFNKHNLPNYGVFDEKRYFQKGHQHLVFEYLGHKFGVLICEDIWSINTVKQLSQLNVDTVLVLNSSPYEVGKPQHRTQTLSELAKQLHLNIVYVNQVGGQDDLIFDGTSFVSNQNGEIALQAPSFKEDIYIAEFDRDTKLYKVTESAPALETFAEIYQGLVMATRDYVERSGFPGVILGLSGGIDSALTLAIAVDAIGAERVQAVMMPYTYTSQISVEDAAEQARRMGVTFGIAEIHSIVNSFMQTLYPFFGNSPADATEENLQARARGTLLMGLSNKFGNLVLATGNKSELSVGYCTLYGDMVGGFAVLKDVYKTIVFELAKYRNSLSETPVIPERVITRPPSAELRPDQKDQDSLPAYDVLDAILYAYIEEDLGQADIIAKGFDKEVVEKVIRLVDRNEYKRRQGAIGPRITSRAFSRERRYPIVNGWTAND; this is encoded by the coding sequence ATGAAAAGTTTTAAAGTTGCCCTTGCTCAGTTTTCTCCGCATATTGGCAATATTGACTCAAACACCCAAAAGATGATTGAGCAAGTAAATCAGGCGAAAAAACAAGACGCTGACCTGATTATTTTTCCCGAGCTTTCTGTTATTGGTTATCCGGCTGAAGACCTATTGTTACGTCCAAATTTAAATAAACGTATGCAAAAGGCTTTTGCACAACTTGCCGAAGTTAAAGATATTGTTATGGTTTTCGGATTTGTGAACCAGACAGAAGATGGCCAACGTTATAATTCTGCTGCTGTTATGAAAGACGGCCAAGTTTTGGGTGTTTTTAATAAACATAATTTACCAAACTATGGCGTTTTTGATGAAAAACGCTATTTTCAAAAAGGCCACCAGCATCTGGTGTTTGAATATCTTGGGCATAAGTTTGGTGTATTAATCTGTGAAGATATCTGGTCAATTAATACTGTCAAACAGTTGAGCCAATTAAATGTTGATACAGTCCTTGTACTCAATTCATCACCATATGAAGTCGGCAAACCACAGCACCGCACACAGACCTTGAGTGAACTTGCAAAACAACTTCACCTAAATATCGTGTACGTTAACCAAGTGGGCGGACAAGACGATTTAATTTTTGATGGCACAAGTTTTGTCAGCAATCAAAATGGTGAGATTGCTTTACAAGCACCGAGCTTTAAAGAAGACATTTATATTGCTGAATTTGACCGTGATACAAAGTTATATAAAGTCACTGAGTCTGCTCCTGCATTAGAAACGTTTGCCGAGATCTATCAAGGTTTAGTCATGGCAACTCGTGATTATGTAGAACGTTCAGGATTTCCTGGTGTAATTTTGGGTCTTTCTGGTGGTATCGACTCTGCCCTCACACTCGCAATTGCTGTTGATGCGATCGGTGCTGAAAGAGTCCAAGCTGTAATGATGCCTTACACCTACACCTCTCAGATTAGTGTAGAAGATGCAGCAGAACAAGCCCGTCGTATGGGTGTAACTTTCGGTATTGCTGAAATTCACTCAATCGTAAATAGCTTTATGCAAACCTTGTATCCTTTCTTTGGTAATTCACCAGCTGACGCAACGGAAGAAAATTTACAAGCGCGTGCTCGTGGCACATTGCTTATGGGTTTATCAAACAAGTTTGGTAATTTAGTCCTTGCTACAGGGAATAAATCTGAACTTTCAGTTGGCTACTGTACGCTTTATGGTGACATGGTTGGTGGCTTTGCGGTTCTAAAAGATGTTTATAAAACAATCGTGTTTGAATTAGCAAAATACCGTAATAGCTTAAGCGAAACGCCTGTGATTCCTGAGCGTGTTATTACTCGTCCACCTTCAGCAGAACTTCGCCCAGATCAAAAAGACCAAGATTCTTTACCAGCTTATGATGTATTGGATGCCATCCTGTACGCATACATTGAAGAAGATTTAGGTCAGGCCGACATTATTGCCAAAGGTTTTGATAAAGAAGTTGTTGAAAAAGTCATCCGTTTAGTTGATCGTAATGAGTACAAACGTCGTCAAGGTGCGATTGGCCCGAGAATTACTTCTCGCGCATTTAGTCGCGAACGACGTTATCCGATTGTCAACGGTTGGACAGCGAATGACTGA
- the fabB gene encoding beta-ketoacyl synthase N-terminal-like domain-containing protein yields the protein MKRVVITGMGINSCIGNSLEAVTHSLQNGISGTRFNPTYAELNFKSHVSAAADQEFDNIDRKLKRFMGVCAMYAYNAAVAAVEHAGLTPEQLSGNPRYGIAGGSGGGSTASVVEMTELLETKGARKVGPFFVPRNMSNTITANVGVAFKLQGISHTITSACATSADAIGYAYNLIQLGKQDLMLAGGGEEDHWSQSLLFDAMGALCSKYNDTPETASRPYSADRDGFVIAGGGGFVVLESLEHAQARGANILAEVVGYAANSDGADMVAPSGEGATRCVLMALEEAKQHGVEKIDYVNTHGTSTPAGDITELKAMERAFGEGKVPPLSSTKSMTGHSLGAAGVQEAIYSVLMMQNDFIAPNINVTELDEGAKPFDIVLEKRDAKLNTVMSNSFGFGGVNACLIFKKWDA from the coding sequence ATGAAACGTGTTGTAATCACTGGTATGGGTATTAACTCATGTATCGGTAACTCTTTAGAAGCAGTTACTCACTCACTTCAAAATGGAATCTCCGGGACACGTTTTAACCCAACTTATGCTGAACTCAATTTTAAAAGTCATGTTAGCGCTGCTGCAGACCAAGAATTTGATAATATCGATCGTAAATTAAAACGCTTTATGGGCGTATGTGCGATGTATGCCTACAACGCTGCTGTAGCTGCAGTTGAACATGCAGGACTTACTCCTGAGCAACTTAGCGGTAACCCACGTTATGGTATTGCTGGTGGCTCAGGTGGTGGCTCAACTGCTTCTGTTGTTGAAATGACAGAATTATTAGAAACTAAAGGCGCACGTAAAGTAGGCCCATTCTTCGTGCCACGTAACATGTCAAACACCATTACTGCGAACGTCGGTGTTGCATTTAAGCTACAAGGTATTTCTCATACTATTACAAGTGCTTGCGCAACTTCTGCTGACGCAATTGGTTATGCGTACAACTTGATTCAACTTGGCAAACAAGATCTTATGCTTGCTGGTGGTGGTGAAGAAGATCACTGGTCTCAAAGTTTATTGTTTGATGCAATGGGCGCACTTTGCTCAAAATATAATGACACTCCAGAAACAGCATCTCGTCCATATTCAGCAGACCGTGACGGCTTCGTTATTGCTGGCGGTGGTGGTTTCGTAGTACTTGAATCACTTGAGCATGCACAAGCACGTGGCGCGAACATTTTAGCTGAAGTTGTTGGTTATGCTGCTAACAGTGATGGTGCAGACATGGTTGCTCCAAGCGGCGAAGGTGCTACACGTTGTGTATTAATGGCACTTGAAGAAGCTAAGCAACATGGCGTAGAAAAAATTGACTATGTAAATACACATGGTACTTCTACTCCAGCGGGTGACATTACCGAACTTAAAGCAATGGAACGTGCATTTGGTGAAGGTAAGGTACCTCCTCTTAGTTCAACCAAATCGATGACAGGCCATAGCTTGGGTGCAGCTGGTGTACAAGAAGCTATTTACTCTGTACTAATGATGCAAAATGACTTTATTGCACCAAACATCAACGTAACTGAACTTGATGAAGGCGCAAAACCTTTTGATATCGTACTTGAAAAACGTGATGCAAAATTGAATACTGTAATGAGTAACAGTTTTGGCTTTGGCGGTGTTAACGCTTGCCTTATTTTCAAGAAGTGGGATGCATAA
- a CDS encoding EcsC family protein, whose amino-acid sequence MTKFNNNQSDNLFSQVFGVAKKLSSTGLSILQQNQSGDVSKVIEPIPTGKTVEGRSRTKSPFEVEQYESPQQMLREHLPKVTRQVFGRHFKKVNGVATFLSPDWDEKISGYLFDWLNDFSSKSTLTEKILEEAGAKDLFELTKDTSRSQRLSQALIEQNKLIATVQGAITGISGVVGAAVDIPVSLVLVLRTIYQTGRSHGFDLLEATDQDVVEFIFKEVDISLIAEKQTLLLALKTLRNMLETQDIHQFQQVLGSTTDIDTLKNWLVNEDGEFKWDWLNRIPKLSAFSKFTPVAGAVLSAVYSWKLQEDVGHKAQAIFGAARHYLNEHPSEHLSPLQAYYAAVTLIQKASPRLLNVGEDGNIHAAHHHKVENHDVISKVSIVLKPTEGTKSEEKIQENVHQGLEKLADKHVAEHEHTEQKPALTPEDDDEILEDKKYS is encoded by the coding sequence ATGACAAAATTTAATAATAATCAATCTGACAATTTGTTTTCTCAGGTCTTCGGAGTGGCTAAAAAGCTCAGTTCTACAGGATTGAGTATCTTGCAACAAAACCAATCAGGTGACGTCAGTAAGGTAATTGAACCCATCCCAACTGGAAAAACTGTTGAAGGTAGATCGAGAACAAAAAGCCCATTTGAAGTTGAGCAATATGAAAGTCCTCAACAAATGCTAAGAGAACATTTACCAAAAGTCACACGTCAGGTGTTTGGCCGACATTTTAAAAAAGTAAATGGCGTTGCTACTTTTCTTTCACCGGATTGGGATGAAAAAATCTCAGGCTATTTATTTGATTGGCTAAATGACTTTAGTTCAAAAAGTACCTTAACTGAAAAAATCCTAGAAGAAGCGGGAGCCAAAGATTTATTTGAATTAACTAAAGATACCAGCCGTTCTCAACGTTTAAGTCAGGCACTTATTGAACAAAACAAGCTTATTGCGACTGTACAAGGTGCTATTACAGGTATCTCTGGTGTTGTTGGTGCAGCTGTAGATATTCCAGTTTCATTAGTTTTGGTTTTAAGAACTATTTATCAAACAGGAAGATCACATGGGTTTGATCTTTTAGAAGCTACTGATCAAGATGTTGTAGAGTTTATTTTTAAAGAAGTTGATATTAGTCTCATCGCTGAAAAGCAAACTCTTTTGTTGGCTTTGAAAACCTTACGAAACATGTTGGAAACTCAAGATATTCATCAATTTCAGCAAGTGTTGGGTTCAACCACAGATATAGACACTTTAAAAAACTGGCTGGTAAATGAAGATGGGGAGTTTAAATGGGATTGGTTAAACCGTATTCCTAAACTGTCTGCTTTTAGTAAATTTACACCAGTTGCCGGAGCTGTTTTAAGCGCAGTGTATAGCTGGAAATTACAAGAGGATGTAGGTCATAAAGCTCAAGCAATTTTCGGAGCTGCAAGACATTATTTAAATGAACACCCAAGTGAGCATTTATCTCCGTTACAGGCTTATTATGCTGCGGTTACACTCATCCAAAAAGCTAGCCCAAGACTTTTAAATGTAGGTGAGGATGGCAATATTCATGCTGCTCATCATCATAAAGTAGAAAATCATGATGTGATTTCAAAAGTTTCTATTGTGTTAAAGCCTACCGAAGGCACAAAGAGTGAAGAAAAAATTCAGGAAAATGTTCATCAGGGTCTCGAAAAACTTGCCGACAAGCATGTAGCAGAGCATGAGCATACTGAGCAAAAGCCAGCTTTAACTCCTGAAGATGATGACGAGATATTGGAAGATAAGAAATACTCTTAA
- the cntB gene encoding carnitine monooxygenase, reductase subunit CntB, translated as MASHYEMFPAVVTHVEQLTPLIKRFTFKRQDGQNFPRFSGGSHIIVKMNEQLSNAYSLMSCTQDLSTYQVCVRKDVEGKGGSVFMHDQCNEGCEIQISEPKNLFPLAETGNKHILIAGGIGITPFLPQMDELAARGVDFELHYAYRSPEHAALLDELKQKHAEHVFSYVDSEGCTLNLDELISSQPKGTHVYVCGPKPMIDAVIDCCNKHRYRDEYIHWEQFASTVPEDGEAFTVVLAKSNQEIEVQSNQTILQAIETLNIDVECLCREGVCGTCETAILEGEADHFDQYLSDAEKASQKSMMICVSRAKGKKLVLDL; from the coding sequence ATGGCGAGTCATTATGAAATGTTCCCGGCGGTTGTTACTCATGTGGAGCAGCTAACCCCTTTAATAAAACGGTTTACGTTCAAACGTCAAGATGGGCAGAACTTTCCTCGATTTAGTGGGGGAAGCCATATTATTGTCAAAATGAATGAACAGCTTTCAAATGCATATTCATTGATGAGTTGTACACAAGACCTATCGACTTACCAAGTCTGCGTTCGTAAAGATGTGGAAGGTAAGGGAGGGTCAGTTTTTATGCATGATCAGTGTAATGAAGGCTGTGAAATTCAGATTTCAGAACCAAAAAATTTATTTCCATTAGCCGAAACAGGCAATAAACATATTTTAATTGCAGGTGGAATTGGCATTACACCATTCTTACCCCAAATGGATGAGCTTGCAGCACGCGGTGTTGATTTTGAGCTACATTATGCTTATCGCTCGCCTGAACATGCCGCTTTGTTAGATGAGCTAAAGCAGAAACATGCCGAGCATGTATTTAGCTATGTTGACTCAGAAGGTTGCACATTGAATTTGGATGAATTGATTTCATCGCAACCTAAAGGCACACATGTTTATGTATGTGGGCCTAAACCTATGATAGATGCGGTAATTGACTGTTGTAATAAGCATCGTTATCGCGACGAGTACATTCATTGGGAACAATTTGCGTCAACAGTTCCTGAAGATGGGGAAGCTTTTACGGTTGTACTTGCTAAGTCTAATCAGGAAATTGAAGTACAAAGTAATCAGACGATTTTACAAGCCATTGAAACGTTAAATATTGATGTGGAATGCTTATGTCGCGAAGGCGTATGCGGTACATGTGAAACTGCCATTTTAGAAGGTGAAGCAGATCACTTTGATCAATACTTAAGTGATGCCGAAAAAGCTTCACAAAAGAGCATGATGATTTGTGTATCGAGAGCTAAAGGTAAAAAATTAGTATTAGATCTTTAA
- the rpsL gene encoding 30S ribosomal protein S12, with protein MATTNQLIRKGRTTLVEKSKVPALKACPQRRGVCTRVYTTTPKKPNSAMRKVCRVRLTSGFEVSSYIGGEGHNLQEHSVVLIRGGRVKDLPGVRYHTVRGSLDCAGVKDRNQSRSKYGTKRPKK; from the coding sequence ATGGCAACAACGAATCAGTTGATCCGTAAGGGTCGTACGACTTTGGTTGAAAAATCCAAAGTTCCTGCGTTGAAGGCTTGTCCACAACGTCGTGGTGTTTGTACACGTGTTTATACAACTACACCTAAAAAACCTAACTCAGCTATGCGTAAGGTTTGCCGTGTTCGCTTAACTTCAGGTTTTGAAGTATCTAGCTACATCGGTGGTGAAGGCCATAACTTACAAGAGCACAGTGTTGTTCTTATCCGTGGTGGTCGTGTTAAAGACTTACCGGGTGTACGTTACCATACCGTTCGTGGCTCATTAGACTGTGCTGGTGTTAAAGATCGTAATCAATCACGTTCTAAATACGGTACTAAGCGTCCTAAGAAGTAA